In the Vespula vulgaris chromosome 9, iyVesVulg1.1, whole genome shotgun sequence genome, ATCatcaaatttgtaataaacgtTTTACGTTACTTCGTATACAGTTTGGTTGCGTCTCAAGAGATTTCATCTGTGGTTGTTCGAACATGAATGTTACATCAAGAATGagataataagagagagagaaaaaaaagagaaaggaaatatataaacaatgtataaagaatatatatatgaagtatctcttcaaatttaaattacacAGAAATGAGACTTACTTATAATGCGTATTCTCTTGCGATTTGATATCTACTTGTGTAAAAATTAGCGTTTGAGGTTATTTAGTCGTTATAAAatgatggaagaaagaaataataaaagatataccATATACATTGGTGGTATTTTTCCAGCTCCAAAATTTGATTTAGACGTCGTAGACGTTCCCCCAAGACAACCATACGTATCCGATTTAGACGTAGTTTTCCTTATTGCTTCAATTATAATGCACTTAATTGACATGGCATTTGATATCAACATCGCGGTAAGATATCTACTGgcaaataaagtaatatattttatttggactcttttcttcctacttattccatcttttataaatgtaattattagtAGAAGAATGCAACATCAAGACGAAGAGGTAAATAGAACCATTGAATCTATACTACGTCTTgttcttttacaaaaaaacaTGTCCAgcttataaaacatttttatgatCTATAAAAATTGCTCGCTCGtgttattcatttatatcttGTATCGTAGATAGATTCAGATCTGGCACAATTAGAAAATCATAAAACTTGCGGACAAGCaataattaagaagaaaatatgttgTATCTTGGCCGTGGCTTTCCAATTAGCACCTGTGATACGTTATTATGATACTTTGATTTATGCTTTGAAGGCACGTAACTGTGAGAAAGTAGGAGATCGCAATGGCcaaaaacgatattattttaaaatgctGAAGGAAGATCAAGACGTCGCGCTACTAAGAATATTTGAATGCTTTCTAGAAGCAGCACCTCAACAAGTTCTGCAATTAACTATTTTACTGAAGCATTATGACAGTGATATAAATTTCGAATGTATTTAtccttttcaattatttttaattgaataagATGCTCTATAGTATATGTACAAATcctgtcctttttcttttctagttATACATCAAGTTGGCAGTATTATTACTTCTTTACTCAGTATGGGTTGGGCAATGGCAAGTTATAATCGTAGCATTCGATTGGCCCAACATGATAAGGAAATAATGAACATTCGAGGTAGCATATGTCAATTTTTATGGCACTTCCTTGTAACAGGTATGTTTAACATGGAATAAGTTGTAGTAATGCggaaaatatcatttcttagGTAATCATTTGATTACAGTTTCAAGAATATTAATGGTTAGTTTAATTGCCAGTATATGGCCATTATACACTGCTCTTGCTTGTGTCTGTCATTGGATTGCCATGACAATTTGGATCTTGATCGATTCTCATGGTATATTACAGTTTTGTCGTAAGAATAATCGTGCGCCTCATCTGACACCAACGATAACAGAACGAGTTTATTCCGTGCTTCTTGCATTGGTTATAGGTCTAGtccatatatttgtatatttaaatgttatagATAGTAATACTCTTTTAAAACATGTATTTTTTTACGGCCTTtgcttttttgaaaatattattgctAATCTTCTTTGGATGTTCAATTTGTCTATAGAAGCAAAAAATTCTTGGTACTTTCCCGTATACATTGTCCCTTGTACAGTGCCTTTCTTCTTAGGTATCACTGCCATGACTCTATATTATACACTTTATCATCCAGTTAGAAAGAGTCAACTACAATTGAGCTTAAGGAATGAAGATTGATCTTTATGATAATGTACAAGAGATAATATTTAGGTAGATAACTAACACATTTACATTATCATATCTCATTGCACATATAACATTCCatactaatttattaatttttatacgaattttaCACTATTTAgacataagaaaagaaaataagatgtATCAATAACCTATTGTAAGTAATTTATAAGCAGTacaagaagaattaaaataaattgtatatataaacagaatCAGATCAGAAAAATCAACATATTgtcgattaatatttaacaaaatagaTATTCTCTACATGtaggatatttataattaaatagcaTTAACAAGTAATATCTTGCATAAAAGTTAAACTAATCTTTcaaatatagttatatataatatttcaccAATGCTAAAGGGttattttccttatttatacttttttttttttttttattaattttatttatgttttaagGATACACGTGAAATTGTGtgagcgtgtgtgtgtgtgtgtgcgcgcacgcacacacacacacacacacatattcatttatacttttattttataacaatctAATTAATTGATAAGTTAATATAACGATCAATTTCTCaatgataaaatgattaagtggaatgtattaaataaaaaataaagcaataGTCACAAacataaaattcaaattttgtGAAGGTTTACAATGCATAATTCCTTTTTGCAAATATCAATCCACTGGATTTTGAACTACAATGAGTATGAATTCTTTGTCTGGAGCAACCATTATTTCGTGTTTTTTGCTACGAATACGTAAGAAAGTCAAATCATTCGTTGGATCCAAATCACGAACTACAGAGCGTGCTTTGTCTGACAGCTGACTGATCAGGCCGGCGTACTGCACTGTCGTTGTATTATCCAATGTGGATTTAATAGGAATtcctattataatatacattttgaaTATGAGATCATTTATATGACAATAAGAACATTTAACGTAATGCTATTACAAATACGAACCTTCCGCATTTACTACGATAGTTCCAACAACGCCCTTGTGAGATTGTATACGTTTCATGGTTTCCTCGACTTCTTGTGCCTTAAGCAACAAATCGATATTTACATTTGTTTACACACATTTATGataagattatattattattattattctttacttATGCGAAATTATCAAATTACCATGTTGTAAATTTAGAATATTCTTTCTGGCATAACAcaacgattataaaattactaaaCGAGCATGTCTTTCAGATAGGAGACGAATATAATTCAGTATAGTAATCGATATAATTGATCGCAACTGACGACAACTAATCTGACCCCGAAAATTCCTTATCACACGTAATAGGTTTATCCAACACATGGAACATTAAACAGACGATACTTAGATTTGAAACTAAATTTACCATGGTTTCATATAGCGGCATATTCAAATCTGTTAGATCTATGGAAAGTAAACTACGTATAACGATAAGCTTGATGTCTGGACAATCGAATTTGTACAACAAACGATTATATCACGTTGCTGcgtttttgaagaaaatatattattattttgatacgccattttataatattaatttataacgtatatatatgtacgtacatatatttccATACACGCGCGCAGCGCGCACACGGTTGGGAGGGGGAGTAACAATTCGCGAACGTAACGCGATCCATTTCTATTTGGCTTTggaaataaatcaaagataGATTAGGTAACGTTAGTTGGCATAATCGTTACACTAGTACAACTAGTCACATTTGAACAATTTGAAAAGGAACACTTAACCTATGTAAAACACATCACAACATtacaaacatattttattattacagagATACGATTAAATCCGTCCCTGGATACATTGGTAAATTAAGATTATAAGCTGATGCTAGCTTTTTAGGTACAAATCTGCCTCCTAGATAATGAAACTTTCCTTTAAATTTTAACGCGCACATCTTTGGCGCTGTTAAGGATATCAACATTTCTGGACATATATCATCTTTTACAGATGGACCATTTTCGACGTCCCATCCTGAAGGTATGTCTATGCTACATATAGGAATAGATGCGGTTTTCAATATCCTCATGATAGGAACAAAAGTATCCCTTACAGGAGGTTTAAAACTAAATCCAAACACAGCATCCACTATGACTCTGAATCCATTTAAAAGCTCAACAgcatctttatcttttataaatccACTTTCTAAAATagttatatcattttctttacattgatgcaaaagatttttatacaattgATTGTCGGTTTCTTTCGGATAATAAATCTCAGGAGAATAACCAAAATGTTTCAAATGTCTTGCACATACTAAACCATCGCCACCATTATTTCCTGGTCCGCAGCAAACCAGAattctatttgaaaaattatctaaCAAAGGATATGACTTTGCTATTGCTATGGCACAACTTTGACCAGCTAATTCCATCAATTGGTCCACgctaaatttatatttttcaaacagaTCTTTATCAACGTTGATTGCTTCCGATTGACTTAGGTATTTTACCATTTTGTTATGCTTTAATCGCTTTAtcgttaaacaaatttttatatcacttaAAACAGGTACCACACGTCCGGtccataaattatttcgacaaATCGTACCTTTCAAAATTAGCGATAACATTTAAAGGCTGGGGTTTTTCAACTTTAAGCATTATCCTTTTTATCGCGTACGTGTGTAGCCCTGCATTCTTATAACCATATCGTCAATTGGTCGAGATCGCTTATAGGGATCATATTTGTAAAACGGAACGGACTATGTCTCTAGGGATGCGAACCAAATacattatcaaataattttaatgtaataaatactTTATTCCAGCTTACGTAAGGGAAatctaaaattaattcttaccGAATGGAACGGAAAAATGTTCCCAGACTTCCGGCGACACATGCGCCGTCCATTGACTATGCCGGTGTTACGTTTCACGAGGCACGGGCCACGGGAAAATAAATTCCCTTCGAAGAATTTCTGCTACGTCAGATTAACGTGCTCTTTTGGCCTTCACCTGCTATATGCAGTTCTATGCACCCAAAGATATGCCAGACGGCGTACGTAGCTCGATCAAATGACACTTACCTTTAGCTTCGGCGAATGGAATGCTGCGATTTACCTCCGTTTCGGTGATGAGGATTGGCTGACGGGGACCCGACGCTGGAATCCACTTCTTTTATTGGTGGATTGAATATATTCACCGCCGGATAGGTCGATTCCCTTGACTTCGGCTCGATTGGCTCGGTCTCAGAAGAGCATAGAATTGATTGCCGATAAGATCGTACAAAGAGCTTGTCGTCTGTGCCGCGGAGAACGAATTCCTCGATCGCGTTTAAgcaatttgtaaataaaagttaaattgaGATTCGTCTCAATTGGAAGAGCGAGTCGCTTCCATAGACACAACCGGGATTATTAACTTGGACTGTCATAACAATGCCCAATTTATTCAAAAAGATAACAATAACGAATAGATACAAGAATGTTGACCGATTCGagacaataacaataattaaagaacgaataaaaatgaataataactGAGAATAACCGTAACAAATATTGAgtcaaataaatcgtaaacaATAACTTGACGATTAGTACAGCGAAAAATCTAACTAATGATCTGAGCAAAATAAACGTAAGAATTAATACAGCGAAATGTTCTAAGCAACAACAATCGTAGTGATCGACGCAGCGAAGAATCTAAGATAAGAATCGTCGAGACGGCGTGTGCGGCTGGTTAAATACGGAATGCTGCCCAATCAGCGAGAGGTGATTTGTCGCAGCGTCGTCATTGGCTCGTCGCAGCTCTAACTGGCGGCGGAGATGTCCAATGGCAGCTGCGGGCGTTTGGGATGTCGCGTGCTGGTGGGGATGAGGCTTTGTGGATTCATCACACGTATCTCACATCTTTGTTGGCATCCGTCGTTCCCTCGCTTCTCATTGTTTAGGTACGTTTTTCTTCGTACACTGATGGGagctttgtttattttatgattGGTAGGGTAGGTTCCCATTTCTTTTGTACAAAGGTGTTATCGCTTATCTATGGTTACATGATTCTATTTTAGGGTCAGCGTAGGATGTAACACCGGTAGTTGCGACGTCGTTACGTACTTAAATTTTTCGATCTACGATGTCAATCGGCACCGGTGTCAATCGAATCatcaaaaatgttaaattttgaatagatttcgatcgatcggaaaaaattgtattacttCGAAGAGAATAAAGATTTGCCATTTATAAAGATCATAGAAGTGATCTACAAGAATAGATATTGCAtgcgagaaaaagaatcgatacTTCGTTCTGACGCATTGAATTGTATaggttaaaaatattttcagtaGGATcattaagagaaaataatatagattaaGATGATAGAAGAAGATATCGAAGCGGATCAAGGTGATTTGCGTGTCGATGGGAGACGTCCATTGGAATTGAGACGAATTCACGTAAGAATGGGTGTTTTTGGCCAAGCTGATGGAAGTGCTTATCTAGAACATGGTAAAACAAAGATTTTGGCGGCGGTGTACGGACCACATCAggtttttaataatcttaattGTTAGTGTACTTATATAATGAATCGTATAATAGGTTTAactctttaaaaattatttacagcCCAAAGGAACAAGTAGAAGCAAACTTACCAAAGCTATCGTAAATTGTCAGTACAGTATTGCAGTGTTTAGTTTTACATCGGGCGAACGTAAACGTAAACCAAGAGGTGACCGTAAATCACAGGAAAGATCTCTTGAATTGCGTCGTGCAATGGAGGCAATAATACACTTGGAATTACATCCACGCTCGCAGATTGATATTTTCGTAGAAGTATTACAAGTCGACGGAAGCGATTACTGTGCATCCGTTAATGCAGCTACCTTGGCTCTGATCGACGCTGGAATACCTATAAAGGTATGTTGGCGTTACTGGAATAGGTCATTATACGTATCTCGTatgtattgttatattttttgtttcttttttgctccCATCTTATCTTTAGAATTATGCGATTGGATGTACAATAACATTAGTAAATTCTTCCTATACGGATGGAGGAGAGGAAGGAGGTGTCGGCTCGGGTGTATTGGATGCAAATTTTATAGAAGAATGCGCTCCTGGTGTAACTTTATCTATTGTTGCATTACCTGAAACAAATAAGGATAATGTGGCAAAAAATTCTGGATTGATAGTTGTCGCGCAAGGAGCAGGTCAAAGGTTACATTTGTCGCTTTTGGAATCGTTAAAACAGCGCGCTTTGCTTGGATGTCAAGACATAAAAACCATCTTGGATCGTGCCGTACGTCATTATTTGACCATACATTCACTTCCATCATTATGTAACGTTACGTTggatt is a window encoding:
- the LOC127066226 gene encoding XK-related protein 6-like isoform X1; protein product: MMEERNNKRYTIYIGGIFPAPKFDLDVVDVPPRQPYVSDLDVVFLIASIIMHLIDMAFDINIAVRYLLANKVIYFIWTLFFLLIPSFINVIISRRMQHQDEEIDSDLAQLENHKTCGQAIIKKKICCILAVAFQLAPVIRYYDTLIYALKARNCEKVGDRNGQKRYYFKMLKEDQDVALLRIFECFLEAAPQQVLQLTILLKHYDSDINFEFIHQVGSIITSLLSMGWAMASYNRSIRLAQHDKEIMNIRGSICQFLWHFLVTVSRILMVSLIASIWPLYTALACVCHWIAMTIWILIDSHGILQFCRKNNRAPHLTPTITERVYSVLLALVIGLVHIFVYLNVIDSNTLLKHVFFYGLCFFENIIANLLWMFNLSIEAKNSWYFPVYIVPCTVPFFLGITAMTLYYTLYHPVRKSQLQLSLRNED
- the LOC127066226 gene encoding XK-related protein 6-like isoform X2, which gives rise to MQHQDEEIDSDLAQLENHKTCGQAIIKKKICCILAVAFQLAPVIRYYDTLIYALKARNCEKVGDRNGQKRYYFKMLKEDQDVALLRIFECFLEAAPQQVLQLTILLKHYDSDINFEFIHQVGSIITSLLSMGWAMASYNRSIRLAQHDKEIMNIRGSICQFLWHFLVTVSRILMVSLIASIWPLYTALACVCHWIAMTIWILIDSHGILQFCRKNNRAPHLTPTITERVYSVLLALVIGLVHIFVYLNVIDSNTLLKHVFFYGLCFFENIIANLLWMFNLSIEAKNSWYFPVYIVPCTVPFFLGITAMTLYYTLYHPVRKSQLQLSLRNED
- the LOC127066239 gene encoding dynein light chain roadblock-type 2 isoform X2; amino-acid sequence: MAQEVEETMKRIQSHKGVVGTIVVNAEGIPIKSTLDNTTTVQYAGLISQLSDKARSVVRDLDPTNDLTFLRIRSKKHEIMVAPDKEFILIVVQNPVD
- the LOC127066239 gene encoding dynein light chain roadblock-type 2 isoform X1, encoding MCRRKSGNIFPFHSAQEVEETMKRIQSHKGVVGTIVVNAEGIPIKSTLDNTTTVQYAGLISQLSDKARSVVRDLDPTNDLTFLRIRSKKHEIMVAPDKEFILIVVQNPVD
- the LOC127066233 gene encoding NAD(P)H-hydrate epimerase — protein: MLSLILKGTICRNNLWTGRVVPVLSDIKICLTIKRLKHNKMVKYLSQSEAINVDKDLFEKYKFSVDQLMELAGQSCAIAIAKSYPLLDNFSNRILVCCGPGNNGGDGLVCARHLKHFGYSPEIYYPKETDNQLYKNLLHQCKENDITILESGFIKDKDAVELLNGFRVIVDAVFGFSFKPPVRDTFVPIMRILKTASIPICSIDIPSGWDVENGPSVKDDICPEMLISLTAPKMCALKFKGKFHYLGGRFVPKKLASAYNLNLPMYPGTDLIVSL
- the LOC127066234 gene encoding exosome complex component RRP41 — encoded protein: MIEEDIEADQGDLRVDGRRPLELRRIHVRMGVFGQADGSAYLEHGKTKILAAVYGPHQPKGTSRSKLTKAIVNCQYSIAVFSFTSGERKRKPRGDRKSQERSLELRRAMEAIIHLELHPRSQIDIFVEVLQVDGSDYCASVNAATLALIDAGIPIKNYAIGCTITLVNSSYTDGGEEGGVGSGVLDANFIEECAPGVTLSIVALPETNKDNVAKNSGLIVVAQGAGQRLHLSLLESLKQRALLGCQDIKTILDRAVRHYLTIHSLPSLCNVTLD